A window of the Streptomyces sp. NBC_01351 genome harbors these coding sequences:
- a CDS encoding class I SAM-dependent methyltransferase — MAEPMESERSAADGMRAPVRETYGPADLSSVPVFAGGFINFGYWQAIDLTGPLSVADRVRSQQDLYRHVLGSAAPVEGRRMLEVGCGLGVGCALALWEYAPAHLTGMDIHPQQLERARQANAALLEAGPARMRFVRGAAERMPFGDGEFDRVYSVEAAQHFDDLDAFAREAARVLRPGGRVVVASFFTPDDAPGHGARLAELLDSYASGLDIARPFASLTEAFTAAGLTGVRATSIGPGVWQGWDRWLSDQWKPGTWPRNFLAAYRQGILDYYVITATRPRS, encoded by the coding sequence GTGGCGGAACCGATGGAGTCGGAGCGGAGCGCGGCGGACGGAATGCGGGCCCCGGTCCGGGAGACGTACGGGCCGGCGGACCTCAGCTCGGTGCCGGTGTTCGCCGGCGGATTCATCAACTTCGGCTACTGGCAGGCCATCGACCTCACCGGGCCGTTGTCCGTCGCCGACCGCGTCCGCAGCCAGCAGGACCTGTACCGGCACGTGCTCGGCAGTGCGGCCCCGGTCGAGGGCCGCCGGATGCTGGAGGTCGGCTGCGGCCTCGGCGTCGGCTGCGCGCTGGCCCTGTGGGAGTACGCCCCCGCGCACCTCACCGGGATGGACATCCACCCGCAGCAGCTGGAACGCGCCCGGCAGGCCAACGCGGCGCTGCTGGAGGCCGGTCCGGCGCGGATGCGGTTCGTGCGGGGCGCGGCGGAGCGGATGCCGTTCGGCGACGGCGAGTTCGACCGCGTGTACAGCGTCGAGGCCGCCCAGCACTTCGACGACCTCGACGCGTTCGCCCGCGAGGCGGCCCGGGTCCTGCGGCCCGGAGGCCGGGTGGTCGTCGCGAGCTTCTTCACGCCCGACGACGCTCCCGGGCACGGCGCACGGCTCGCCGAGCTCCTCGACTCGTACGCCAGCGGACTGGACATCGCCCGCCCCTTCGCCTCCCTGACGGAGGCGTTCACCGCGGCCGGTCTGACCGGCGTCAGGGCCACGTCCATCGGCCCCGGAGTGTGGCAGGGCTGGGACCGCTGGCTGTCGGACCAGTGGAAGCCCGGCACCTGGCCGCGCAACTTCCTGGCCGCCTACCGGCAGGGCATCCTCGACTACTACGTGATCACCGCGACGCGTCCGCGATCGTGA
- the thpR gene encoding RNA 2',3'-cyclic phosphodiesterase, with product MKEKTHPATVRIFIALAPPDDAKQELERELLPAYEAYPRMRWNRIEDWHITLAFLGELPVGAVELLRPPLAELAAGHRPVRLALRGGGHFDERVLWTGIDGDLDGLHLLADNVRAAVRECGIAFEGRPLRPHLTLARSRRNEPPHAVEAAAGLSAFTGRPWQAERLHLVGSNIGRGPGPIHYRDIEAWDFGGGV from the coding sequence GTGAAGGAAAAGACTCATCCGGCGACCGTTCGGATATTCATCGCACTCGCCCCGCCGGACGACGCGAAGCAGGAGCTGGAGCGGGAGCTGCTCCCCGCCTACGAGGCGTACCCGCGCATGCGGTGGAACCGCATCGAGGACTGGCACATCACCCTGGCGTTCCTCGGCGAGCTCCCGGTCGGAGCCGTCGAGCTGCTGCGGCCGCCGCTCGCCGAGCTCGCGGCGGGTCACCGGCCCGTACGACTGGCGCTGCGCGGGGGCGGCCACTTCGACGAGCGGGTGTTGTGGACCGGCATCGACGGGGACCTCGACGGGCTGCACCTCCTCGCCGACAACGTGCGCGCCGCGGTCAGGGAGTGCGGCATCGCCTTCGAGGGCCGGCCACTGCGCCCCCATCTGACCCTGGCCCGGTCCCGCCGCAACGAGCCGCCCCACGCGGTGGAGGCCGCCGCCGGCCTCAGCGCCTTCACGGGCCGCCCATGGCAGGCCGAACGGCTCCACCTGGTCGGCAGCAACATCGGCCGCGGCCCGGGGCCGATCCACTACCGCGACATCGAAGCCTGGGACTTCGGCGGCGGGGTCTGA
- a CDS encoding L,D-transpeptidase yields the protein MRRARRTRMAVAGAGASVLLMVGAAAPGRGPGVDEAGRDPGVPAVGLLVGRVLDEGRGAVRPGGEQCTVDVFRLGMCQGWREERVLATAGGHGVVIPAPLPGGVSHRAAPGTDAGGPLEIAVAEPGQGSLTDVSVTDGHGRHVAGVLGAGGGRWVNVESLRAGESYTVRVGAQDAAGTAVGATLVFRTAPPADGGRLTADFGPRPGTYGAGEIVTAELSRPVPADDGLARTRVEQALEVTSHPRVEGAWHWVDESTLHYRPRTYWPAHTKVSVRSGLDGVEIGEGVYGGPSDGVEFTVADRIEAVTDSAAHTMTVRRNGRVIRTIPVTTGKAGFRTRAGVKVVLRKESKVRMRGDSIGIKKGTSEFYDLPVRYATRVTWSGEYVHAAPWSVEAQGEENVSHGCTGMSTEDAAWFFETVREGDIVEVVNSGGPRMEPFGNGIGDWNMDWPAWQAGSALATTYGAPAPAVPPVPSRLSPIT from the coding sequence ATGCGGCGGGCACGACGGACACGGATGGCGGTTGCGGGTGCGGGAGCGAGTGTCCTGCTGATGGTCGGTGCGGCGGCCCCCGGCCGCGGGCCCGGCGTGGACGAAGCGGGTCGGGACCCCGGGGTTCCGGCGGTCGGCCTGCTCGTGGGCCGGGTGCTGGACGAGGGCCGCGGGGCCGTCCGGCCGGGTGGGGAGCAGTGCACGGTGGACGTGTTCCGGCTGGGCATGTGCCAGGGCTGGCGGGAGGAACGCGTGCTGGCCACCGCCGGCGGGCACGGAGTCGTCATCCCGGCGCCGCTCCCCGGCGGCGTGTCCCACCGGGCCGCCCCGGGGACGGACGCCGGCGGGCCGCTGGAGATCGCCGTGGCCGAGCCGGGGCAGGGATCCCTGACCGACGTGTCGGTCACGGACGGCCACGGCCGCCACGTGGCGGGCGTGCTCGGCGCGGGCGGCGGCCGCTGGGTGAACGTGGAGTCCTTGCGCGCAGGGGAGTCGTACACGGTGCGGGTCGGCGCGCAGGACGCGGCGGGGACCGCGGTGGGTGCGACCCTGGTGTTCCGGACGGCGCCGCCCGCGGACGGCGGCCGGCTGACGGCGGACTTCGGGCCGCGCCCCGGTACGTATGGCGCGGGGGAGATCGTCACGGCGGAACTGAGCCGTCCGGTGCCGGCCGACGACGGCCTGGCCCGGACCCGCGTGGAACAGGCGCTGGAGGTGACCTCCCACCCCCGCGTGGAGGGCGCTTGGCACTGGGTCGACGAATCGACCCTGCACTACCGCCCCCGCACGTACTGGCCCGCCCACACGAAGGTGAGCGTCCGCAGCGGCCTCGACGGGGTAGAGATCGGCGAGGGCGTCTACGGCGGGCCCTCCGACGGCGTCGAGTTCACCGTCGCGGACCGGATCGAGGCGGTCACCGACTCGGCCGCGCACACGATGACGGTACGCCGCAACGGACGGGTCATCAGGACGATTCCGGTCACCACCGGCAAGGCCGGATTCAGGACCCGCGCCGGTGTCAAGGTCGTCCTCCGTAAGGAATCCAAGGTGCGGATGCGCGGGGACTCCATCGGCATCAAGAAGGGCACGAGCGAGTTCTACGACCTCCCCGTCCGCTACGCGACCCGCGTGACCTGGAGCGGCGAGTACGTGCACGCCGCGCCCTGGTCCGTGGAAGCGCAGGGCGAGGAGAACGTCAGCCACGGCTGTACGGGCATGAGCACCGAGGACGCGGCCTGGTTCTTCGAAACGGTCCGTGAGGGGGACATCGTCGAGGTCGTCAACAGCGGCGGCCCGCGCATGGAGCCCTTCGGCAACGGCATCGGCGACTGGAACATGGACTGGCCGGCCTGGCAGGCGGGCAGCGCCCTGGCCACCACCTACGGCGCCCCCGCGCCGGCCGTGCCGCCGGTGCCGTCCCGACTGTCCCCGATCACCTGA
- a CDS encoding RidA family protein: MDIEHRIVSSGSPLEPQIGFSRAVRTGNFVAVAGTAPIADDGSTAAPGDVYAQTVRCLDIAERALREAGASLQDVVRTRVMLTDVTRWKESARAHGERFASIRPVTTFVEVSRFIDPAWLVEVEIDAVVRAG, translated from the coding sequence ATGGACATCGAACATCGGATCGTCAGCTCGGGATCGCCCCTCGAACCGCAGATCGGCTTCTCGCGCGCGGTGCGGACGGGGAACTTCGTCGCCGTCGCCGGAACGGCGCCCATCGCCGACGACGGCTCCACCGCCGCCCCAGGCGATGTCTACGCCCAGACGGTGCGGTGCCTGGACATCGCCGAGCGGGCGCTGCGCGAGGCAGGGGCCTCGCTCCAGGACGTCGTGCGGACCCGCGTCATGCTGACCGACGTGACGCGGTGGAAGGAGTCCGCGCGGGCACACGGAGAGCGGTTCGCCTCCATCCGGCCCGTCACCACCTTCGTGGAGGTTTCCCGCTTCATAGATCCCGCGTGGCTCGTGGAAGTGGAGATCGACGCCGTGGTCCGTGCGGGTTGA
- a CDS encoding serine hydrolase domain-containing protein has translation MRSTHTRLRRACVAAASAALLVVPATAGSAYGAPTPGPSVTAAPSPTPTPGGDSEFPQLTPAVAAQLDVAIRKVLGETQVPGVIVGLWAPGKGSYVRTFGVADKATGAPMETGFNFRIGSETKTFTVTALLTLVDQGKLGLDDPIGKYIEGVPNGDRITLRMLAGMRSGLFNYSDDPDFDKVFTTNPNTYMSPRQLLDYSFKHPVQFAPDAEFDYSNTNLILLGLVVEKIGGRPLHEFIRQEVLEPAGLRRTVFPVDADFPDPHPQGYTNQSASGKVVNSTDWNPSWAWSAGAMISDLMDLRSWAHTLATGTLLTPATQAERLKTTPMDIPGDGYGLGIFNVQGWIGHNGSLPGYESLTIYLPEDKATLVVLLNTDITTEGQEPSTLFGEAVTEIVTPDHVFPGHKPIAPKAK, from the coding sequence GTGAGGTCGACGCACACACGACTTCGCCGGGCCTGTGTGGCGGCCGCTTCCGCGGCTCTGCTCGTCGTCCCGGCCACCGCCGGCTCCGCGTACGGGGCGCCCACACCCGGTCCTTCCGTCACCGCCGCCCCCTCCCCCACTCCCACCCCGGGCGGCGACTCCGAGTTCCCGCAGCTCACCCCCGCCGTCGCGGCCCAACTGGACGTCGCGATACGGAAGGTGCTGGGGGAGACGCAGGTGCCGGGCGTGATCGTGGGCCTGTGGGCCCCCGGCAAGGGAAGCTACGTGCGGACCTTCGGTGTCGCCGACAAGGCCACCGGCGCTCCCATGGAGACGGGCTTCAACTTCCGGATCGGCAGCGAGACGAAGACGTTCACGGTCACCGCTCTCCTCACCCTCGTCGACCAGGGAAAGCTGGGCCTGGACGACCCCATCGGCAAGTACATCGAGGGCGTCCCGAACGGCGACCGCATCACGCTGCGCATGCTGGCCGGAATGCGCAGCGGGCTGTTCAACTACAGCGATGACCCGGACTTCGACAAGGTGTTCACCACCAACCCCAACACCTACATGTCGCCACGGCAGTTGCTCGACTACTCCTTCAAGCACCCCGTGCAGTTCGCGCCCGACGCGGAGTTCGATTACTCCAACACCAACCTGATCCTGCTCGGGCTCGTGGTGGAGAAGATCGGCGGCCGGCCGCTCCACGAGTTCATCCGGCAGGAGGTCCTGGAGCCGGCCGGGCTGCGCCGGACGGTCTTCCCCGTCGACGCGGACTTCCCCGATCCGCACCCGCAGGGCTACACCAACCAGTCGGCCTCCGGCAAGGTCGTGAACTCGACCGACTGGAACCCCTCCTGGGCCTGGTCCGCGGGAGCGATGATCTCCGATCTGATGGACCTGCGCAGCTGGGCGCACACGCTGGCCACCGGCACCCTGCTGACGCCCGCGACCCAGGCCGAGCGGCTGAAGACCACCCCGATGGACATTCCCGGTGACGGGTACGGGCTGGGCATCTTCAACGTCCAAGGCTGGATCGGGCACAACGGCTCGCTGCCCGGGTACGAGTCGCTGACGATCTACCTCCCGGAGGACAAGGCAACGTTGGTCGTCCTCCTCAACACCGACATCACGACCGAGGGCCAGGAGCCGAGCACCCTCTTTGGCGAGGCGGTCACCGAAATCGTGACCCCCGACCACGTGTTCCCCGGCCACAAGCCGATCGCACCCAAGGCCAAATGA
- a CDS encoding class I SAM-dependent methyltransferase: MSDSAQGPAQDGAAPGTDWSGREGARAFAAVEAATDWLLGYPFVFRALARRLGPGAVLVDYGCGPGKVADAAARRLGARVLGVDTSPQMLELARASAPAVAEYHLVENGRVTGLADGCADAVMCNHVLASLPTEEALLAVFTEVRRLLRPGAPLVLLTTDPACAGTEYASLRIGDPGTAYEPGEPLTVRLRRTDGSWQEVRNHAWPVDLYPALLESARFRDVVQQRPTVEEALAVADPEFARGRAWAAERARPPLVVTTASAA, from the coding sequence GTGAGCGACTCCGCGCAGGGCCCGGCACAGGACGGCGCCGCACCGGGAACGGACTGGTCAGGACGGGAGGGGGCGCGCGCCTTCGCGGCAGTGGAGGCCGCCACCGACTGGCTGCTCGGATATCCGTTCGTCTTCCGGGCCCTCGCCCGCCGGCTCGGCCCCGGCGCGGTCCTCGTGGACTACGGCTGCGGACCGGGCAAGGTGGCCGACGCGGCGGCCCGCCGGCTGGGCGCACGCGTCCTGGGCGTCGACACCTCCCCGCAGATGCTGGAGCTGGCCCGCGCCTCGGCTCCCGCGGTCGCGGAGTACCACCTCGTCGAGAACGGGCGGGTGACCGGCCTGGCGGACGGCTGCGCGGACGCGGTGATGTGCAACCACGTCCTCGCCTCGCTGCCGACCGAGGAGGCCCTGCTCGCGGTGTTCACGGAGGTCCGCCGACTCCTGCGCCCCGGGGCACCGTTGGTGCTGTTGACCACCGACCCCGCGTGCGCCGGCACCGAGTACGCCTCCCTGCGGATCGGCGACCCGGGCACCGCGTACGAGCCGGGCGAGCCCCTGACCGTACGTCTGCGGCGAACCGACGGATCCTGGCAGGAGGTACGCAACCACGCGTGGCCGGTCGATCTGTATCCGGCCCTCCTGGAGAGCGCCCGGTTCCGGGACGTCGTCCAGCAGCGCCCGACGGTCGAGGAGGCCCTCGCGGTCGCCGACCCGGAGTTCGCACGCGGCCGCGCGTGGGCGGCGGAACGGGCGCGGCCGCCGCTGGTGGTCACCACCGCGTCGGCGGCCTGA
- a CDS encoding L-threonylcarbamoyladenylate synthase, with protein MAKYFDVHPENPQQRTISSVVDSIRSGALIAYPTDSCFALGCQLGNREGVTRIRSIRNLDDKHHFTLVCQNFAQLGQFVQIDNDVFRAIKAATPGPYTFILPATSEVPRQLLHPKKKTVGVRIPDHGVTQALLAELGEPLLSSTLLLPDEDEPMTQGWEIKERLDHVLDAVVDSGDCGTKPTTVIDFSSGEAEIVRRGAGDTARFEAE; from the coding sequence ATGGCGAAGTACTTCGACGTGCACCCTGAGAATCCTCAGCAGCGCACGATCAGCAGCGTGGTAGACAGCATCCGCTCCGGCGCTCTCATCGCGTACCCGACGGACTCGTGTTTCGCTCTGGGGTGCCAGCTCGGCAACCGCGAGGGCGTGACCCGGATCCGTTCGATCCGCAACCTCGACGACAAGCACCACTTCACCCTGGTGTGCCAGAACTTCGCTCAGCTGGGCCAGTTCGTACAGATCGACAACGACGTGTTCCGCGCGATCAAGGCGGCCACGCCCGGGCCGTACACCTTCATCCTCCCGGCCACCTCGGAGGTGCCGCGTCAGCTGCTGCACCCGAAGAAGAAGACCGTCGGAGTCCGCATCCCCGACCACGGCGTCACGCAGGCCCTGCTCGCGGAGCTCGGCGAGCCGCTGCTGTCCAGCACGCTGCTGCTGCCCGACGAGGACGAGCCGATGACCCAGGGCTGGGAGATCAAGGAGCGGCTCGATCACGTGCTGGACGCGGTGGTCGACTCGGGTGACTGCGGCACCAAGCCGACCACGGTGATCGACTTCTCCAGCGGCGAGGCCGAGATCGTACGCCGCGGAGCGGGCGACACCGCGCGGTTCGAGGCCGAATAG
- a CDS encoding isochorismatase family protein encodes MTQTSTGTALVLVDLMPRIVALPVAPHSGEEVAARCARLAEAFRSEGRPVVLVRVERPNVAEQPPGSGLVEGLAHPGDIEIVKRTVGAFQDTGLDERLRALGVDRLVLAGLVTTMGVESTARAASDHGYEIEFVEDAMSAFAADEHEFAVRRIFPRFGEVRDTASYTGGSGVGGGAA; translated from the coding sequence GTGACGCAGACCTCGACCGGCACCGCTCTCGTCCTCGTGGACCTGATGCCCCGCATCGTCGCCCTTCCGGTGGCCCCGCACTCCGGCGAGGAGGTCGCGGCCCGCTGTGCGCGGCTGGCCGAGGCGTTCCGCTCCGAGGGGCGCCCGGTGGTCCTGGTCCGCGTCGAGCGGCCGAACGTGGCCGAACAGCCGCCGGGCAGTGGCCTGGTGGAGGGCCTCGCGCACCCCGGTGACATCGAGATCGTCAAGCGGACGGTCGGCGCCTTCCAGGACACGGGCCTGGACGAGAGGCTTCGGGCGCTCGGCGTCGACCGGCTGGTGCTGGCCGGTCTGGTGACGACGATGGGGGTGGAGTCCACCGCGCGCGCGGCGAGCGACCACGGCTACGAGATCGAGTTCGTCGAGGACGCCATGTCCGCTTTCGCGGCGGACGAGCACGAGTTCGCGGTGCGCAGGATCTTCCCCCGGTTCGGCGAGGTACGGGACACCGCGTCGTACACCGGTGGTTCGGGAGTGGGCGGCGGAGCCGCGTAG
- a CDS encoding sigma-70 family RNA polymerase sigma factor has translation MSETERLARRFEEHRSHLRAVAYRMLGSLSEAEDAVQEAWLKLSRSDAAAVENLGGWLTTVVGRVCLDMLRSRATRREDPLHDQHGRLRLPDPIVSNADGLDPEQEVLLADSVGIALLVVLDTLGPAERLAFVLHDMFAVPFEEIAPVLGRTPATTRQLASRARRRVQGSAPAPDTDPNPDQRRRIVDAFMEAARGGDFDALVALLDPEVVARSDGGTLRPGLLRRGAADVASQAIMFARFAEAARPALVNAAPGVVSFARDGSPLSVMAFTIRGGRITALDILTDPERLARIDLSVLDG, from the coding sequence ATGAGCGAGACGGAACGGCTGGCGCGGCGCTTCGAGGAGCACCGCTCCCATCTGCGAGCGGTGGCCTACCGGATGCTGGGTTCGCTCAGCGAGGCCGAGGACGCCGTACAGGAGGCCTGGCTCAAGCTGAGCCGCTCCGACGCCGCGGCCGTGGAGAACCTGGGCGGCTGGCTGACCACGGTGGTCGGCCGGGTCTGCCTGGACATGCTGCGCTCGCGGGCCACCCGGCGCGAGGACCCGCTGCACGACCAGCACGGACGGCTCCGGCTCCCCGACCCGATCGTCAGCAACGCGGACGGGCTGGACCCCGAACAGGAGGTCCTCCTCGCCGACTCGGTCGGCATCGCGCTGCTCGTCGTCCTCGACACGCTCGGCCCCGCCGAGCGCCTCGCCTTCGTCCTGCACGACATGTTCGCCGTCCCCTTCGAGGAGATCGCGCCCGTCCTCGGACGTACGCCCGCCACCACCCGGCAGCTCGCCAGCCGCGCCCGCCGCCGCGTCCAGGGGTCGGCCCCCGCCCCGGACACGGACCCGAACCCGGACCAGCGGCGCCGGATCGTCGACGCCTTCATGGAGGCCGCGCGCGGCGGGGACTTCGACGCCCTCGTCGCCCTCCTCGACCCCGAGGTCGTGGCCCGCTCCGACGGCGGTACGCTGCGCCCCGGCCTGCTCCGCCGGGGCGCCGCGGACGTCGCCTCGCAGGCGATCATGTTCGCCCGCTTCGCCGAGGCGGCCCGCCCGGCGCTCGTCAACGCCGCGCCCGGCGTCGTCTCCTTCGCGCGGGACGGCAGTCCGCTGTCGGTGATGGCGTTCACCATCCGGGGCGGCAGGATCACCGCGCTGGACATCCTCACCGATCCGGAGCGCCTCGCGCGCATCGACCTGAGCGTCCTCGACGGCTGA
- a CDS encoding SpoIIE family protein phosphatase: protein MATDQPLPSVPDSGAGDVALAAGGLLDVLGVAAIVLDGEGRVTLWSPQAEHLFGYTAKEAWGHYAAQLLVEERHRDVVLGLFGQVMAGDGAWAGAFPVRRRDGTTVLVEFRNMRLEADGGSAFALGLATDRATLRRVERDLALSLRLVDQSPIGLAVLDTDLRYVLVNPALERINGVPAARHLGRRITEVLPFLDGASIEARMREVMESGVPLLDDFTTGRISPDAESDHAWLSSVYRLEDQASQVIGVAVSVVDVTEQHLAAVSAAHARRRLSLIADASVRIGTTLDLDVTARELADVAVPEVADIAAVDILDTVLAGPRPGEGADGEAVRFRALAVKSAYRSPAEEAADPVGDVALYGPTRLVSRCASTGRPVLLPRVRPEDLPRIARDEHAVRLLAEAGVHSYLAVPLIARGQVLGALDLKRARNPEPFGTDDVLLASELAARAAVSVDNARWYQHQRHTALALQRHLLPQHPPTAVGLDIAYRYQPAGAADETGGDWFDVVPLDGDRTALVVGDVMGSGINAAATMGQLRTAARTLARLGLEPATVLSHLDEATADLGEAMATCIYAVYDPHTRLCHISTAGHLPPIHLRAGRPQLVELATAVPLGVGGIPFSTTTIGLGPGDELVLYTDGLVETRDQDIYARIQTLTDLLAVPHRPIEETCDLLLGALRRPDTHDDVALLIARTHGAEVT, encoded by the coding sequence ATGGCCACTGACCAGCCCCTTCCGTCGGTCCCTGACTCCGGAGCGGGGGACGTGGCGCTCGCGGCGGGCGGACTGCTGGACGTACTGGGCGTGGCGGCGATCGTCCTGGACGGTGAGGGGCGGGTCACCCTGTGGAGCCCACAAGCCGAGCACCTGTTCGGATATACGGCGAAGGAGGCCTGGGGCCATTACGCCGCGCAGCTGCTGGTCGAGGAGCGGCACCGGGACGTGGTGCTGGGGCTGTTCGGCCAGGTGATGGCGGGCGACGGCGCGTGGGCCGGGGCCTTCCCCGTCCGGCGCCGCGACGGGACGACCGTACTGGTGGAGTTCCGCAACATGCGGCTGGAGGCGGACGGCGGCAGCGCCTTCGCCCTGGGGCTCGCCACCGACCGGGCCACGTTGCGCCGGGTCGAGCGGGACCTGGCGCTGTCGCTGAGGCTGGTCGACCAGTCGCCGATCGGGCTGGCCGTCCTGGACACGGATCTGCGGTACGTGCTGGTCAACCCGGCGCTGGAGCGCATCAACGGGGTGCCGGCCGCCCGGCACCTGGGGCGGCGGATCACCGAGGTCCTGCCGTTCCTGGACGGCGCGAGCATCGAGGCACGGATGCGTGAGGTCATGGAGAGCGGAGTGCCCCTGCTCGACGATTTCACCACCGGACGGATCTCCCCGGACGCGGAGAGTGATCACGCCTGGCTCTCGTCGGTGTACCGGCTGGAGGACCAGGCCTCGCAGGTGATCGGGGTGGCCGTTTCGGTCGTGGACGTGACGGAGCAGCACCTGGCCGCCGTTTCCGCAGCCCATGCCCGCCGCCGCCTGTCCTTGATCGCGGACGCGTCGGTCCGTATCGGCACCACCCTCGACCTCGACGTGACCGCCCGGGAGCTCGCGGACGTGGCGGTGCCCGAGGTCGCCGACATCGCCGCCGTCGACATCCTTGACACCGTCCTCGCGGGGCCCCGTCCCGGTGAGGGCGCGGACGGGGAGGCCGTCCGGTTCCGGGCACTGGCGGTGAAATCCGCCTACCGCAGCCCGGCCGAGGAGGCCGCCGACCCCGTCGGTGACGTTGCGCTGTACGGCCCCACCCGGCTGGTGTCGCGCTGTGCGAGCACGGGCCGTCCGGTACTGCTGCCGCGCGTACGGCCGGAGGACCTGCCGCGCATCGCCCGCGACGAGCACGCCGTGCGGCTCCTCGCCGAGGCCGGGGTGCACTCGTACCTGGCGGTGCCGCTCATCGCGCGCGGCCAGGTGCTCGGCGCGCTGGACCTCAAGCGGGCCCGCAACCCCGAGCCGTTCGGCACGGACGACGTGCTGCTGGCGTCCGAACTCGCCGCGCGCGCCGCCGTGTCCGTGGACAATGCCCGCTGGTACCAGCACCAGCGGCACACCGCGCTCGCTCTCCAGCGCCACCTCCTGCCGCAGCATCCCCCCACGGCCGTCGGGCTGGACATCGCCTACCGGTACCAGCCGGCCGGCGCGGCGGACGAGACGGGAGGCGACTGGTTCGACGTGGTCCCGCTCGACGGCGACCGTACGGCACTCGTCGTCGGGGACGTGATGGGCAGTGGCATCAACGCCGCGGCCACCATGGGCCAGTTGCGCACGGCGGCCCGTACCCTGGCGCGGCTCGGGCTGGAGCCGGCGACGGTCCTCAGCCACCTCGACGAGGCCACCGCCGACCTGGGCGAGGCCATGGCCACCTGCATCTACGCCGTCTACGACCCGCACACCCGGCTGTGTCACATCTCCACTGCCGGCCACCTGCCGCCGATCCATCTCCGGGCGGGGCGCCCGCAGCTCGTGGAGCTCGCGACGGCGGTGCCGCTCGGCGTGGGCGGCATCCCGTTCAGCACCACCACCATCGGGCTGGGTCCCGGCGACGAACTGGTCCTGTACACCGACGGGCTGGTCGAGACCCGGGACCAGGACATCTACGCCCGCATCCAGACCCTGACGGATCTGCTCGCGGTCCCCCACCGCCCGATCGAGGAGACCTGCGACCTCCTCCTCGGGGCTCTGCGCCGCCCCGACACCCACGACGACGTGGCCCTGCTCATCGCCCGCACGCACGGGGCGGAGGTCACGTGA
- a CDS encoding MarR family winged helix-turn-helix transcriptional regulator has product MYSEIEPSDWSALLALQRATHATLQVLAADLVDLDLTPSEINALANLADGRGRTVSELGAAVGTRPTTLTSVLDRLERRGHITRGTRPGDRRAVLIELTPSGRVAAATIRETITALERRALDGLPPEALAGLRAALRALTEVSA; this is encoded by the coding sequence ATGTATTCCGAAATCGAGCCATCGGACTGGTCGGCGCTCCTCGCGCTGCAAAGAGCCACCCACGCGACCCTGCAGGTGCTCGCCGCGGACCTCGTCGACCTGGACCTCACCCCGTCCGAGATCAATGCGCTGGCCAACCTGGCTGACGGCCGCGGCCGGACCGTATCCGAACTCGGCGCGGCCGTCGGAACCCGCCCCACCACGCTGACCAGCGTCCTCGACCGGCTGGAGCGGCGCGGTCACATCACCCGCGGCACCCGCCCGGGGGACCGCCGCGCGGTGCTCATCGAGCTCACCCCTTCCGGGCGGGTGGCCGCCGCCACCATCCGGGAGACCATCACGGCCCTGGAACGCCGTGCGCTGGACGGCCTGCCGCCCGAGGCGCTCGCCGGGCTGCGCGCCGCCCTGCGGGCCCTGACGGAGGTGTCCGCTTGA
- a CDS encoding beta-glucanase, producing the protein MVFTADFGSTTQWVAGRSWAYPDGGPTNPGDNKLDHLVEDPSYSRTGTFLATRRTDGNWDAGLLTTEGSDEGFAVRTGDVLETRVRLPVELGAWPAVWTWRDGGNEVDVFEYHPDNPDLLELSNHVKGGQRYHRDPAVSPGGWVDLEVEFGARSVVWWVNGSRVFADRRGVGRGWRAYLIVNLSVCAGRYHPAPDADVSRMSFEVAHLRVRRSR; encoded by the coding sequence GTGGTGTTCACCGCCGACTTCGGGTCGACCACCCAGTGGGTCGCCGGCCGCTCCTGGGCCTATCCGGACGGCGGGCCCACCAACCCCGGGGACAACAAGCTCGACCACCTGGTGGAGGACCCCTCCTACAGTCGCACCGGCACCTTCCTGGCCACCCGGCGGACGGACGGCAACTGGGACGCCGGCCTGCTGACCACCGAGGGCAGCGACGAAGGCTTCGCGGTCAGGACCGGGGACGTTCTGGAGACCCGGGTACGGCTGCCGGTCGAGCTCGGGGCCTGGCCGGCGGTCTGGACCTGGCGGGACGGCGGCAACGAGGTCGACGTCTTCGAGTACCACCCGGACAACCCCGACCTGCTCGAACTCTCCAACCACGTCAAAGGGGGGCAGCGCTACCACCGGGACCCGGCCGTCTCCCCCGGCGGCTGGGTGGACCTGGAGGTCGAGTTCGGGGCGCGCTCGGTGGTGTGGTGGGTCAACGGATCACGGGTCTTCGCCGACCGCCGGGGCGTGGGGCGCGGCTGGCGGGCGTACCTGATCGTCAACCTCTCCGTGTGCGCCGGGCGTTACCACCCGGCGCCCGACGCGGACGTGTCGCGCATGTCCTTCGAGGTGGCGCACCTGCGCGTCCGCCGGTCGCGGTGA